The Dama dama isolate Ldn47 chromosome 23, ASM3311817v1, whole genome shotgun sequence genome contains a region encoding:
- the LOC133044844 gene encoding ferritin light chain-like has product MSSQIRQNYSTEVEAAINHLVNMQLRASYTYLSLGFYFDRDDVALEGAGHFFRELAKEKREGMECLLKLQNQRGGRALFLDMQKPSQNEWGKTQDSMEATLLVEKNLNQALLDLHDLASAHGDFHICDFLENHFLDEEVKLIKKMGDHLTNLHRLAGPQAGLGEFLFQRLTPKHD; this is encoded by the coding sequence ATGAGCTCCCAGATTCGTCAGAATTATTCTACTGAGGTGGAGGCCGCCATCAACCACCTGGTTAACATGCAACTGCGGGCCTCCTACACCTACCTCTCTCTGGGCTTCTATTTCGACCGCGATGATGTGGCTCTGGAGGGTGCGGGTCACTTTTTTCGTGAATTGGCCAAGGAGAAGCGCGAGGGCATGGAGTGTCTCTTGAAACTGCAAAATCAGCGTGGCGGCCGCGCCCTCTTCCTGGACATGCAGAAGCCATCTCAAAATGAGTGGGGTAAAACCCAGGACTCTATGGAAGCCACCCTTCTTGTAGAGAAGAACCTGAATCAAGCCCTGTTGGATCTGCATGACCTGGCTTCTGCCCATGGAGACTTCCACATCTGTGATTTCCTGGAGAACCACTTCCTAGATGAGGAAGTGAAACTCATCAAGAAGATGGGTGACCACCTGACCAACCTCCACAGGCTGGCTGGTCCCCAGGCTGGGTTGGGCGAGTTTCTCTTCCAGAGGCTCACCCCCAAGCACGACTAG